From the Sardina pilchardus chromosome 11, fSarPil1.1, whole genome shotgun sequence genome, the window tcacttcctgttttggcTTCCTAGATCTCACCAGTATGATTTTGAAGCAGAAATTAAAATAGAATCTAGTTGTATGTATTAAAAACAGAAAAGTGTGCTAGTTCCCTGAGGCAATGGCTTGAAATTGTGTACAAGATCAATCTCTTTTCACTTATTATTGAATGGCATCATCTTCAGAGGAAATATGGCATGGAAATCACACAATCTGCCTCTATTTACCAGAGTGAAATTACATATGGAGCaatttttatttgaaaataatgaaaattaATAGGTTACAGAATCGGTAATGTTAAATCATGGTGAAATGCTTTTTAACTATACAAGCATAACATCTGAATAGTCGCACAGTTGCATATAAGACCCGTAACTTCAAGAAACAAGGATAAGGATAGCCGACAAGTAATCTCTCAGATAATCATTATAAGTATGCTATAATGATATGTGGGTCAGCATTTTAACATAACATTTTGGATATAAAACATAACAGTGCAATTTTAAGTTTATTAATTCATTTGACCTCCTTAGGCATCTGAGTTTAGTATAAAGGCTGACAAATCATGAGGCTACATCAAAAGGGCTGTCTGAAATTCAGCATGAAATTTCAACTGCGCACCATGCAAAAATCATTTACACAGTTCAATAACTCACGGTTGTGAGGTTCACTTTGGAGTTAGACCAACAAAAATACTGTTCTCTCAAAAATACTGTTCTCTCACTGAGGATTGGACTGGGTGCGGGTGGTGTGTTCACGCAAGTCTTACATCATCTGTTAGTGTTTTACTTCATGATTTGCTTTCTAATAACCAAGAAAATGCTTTACCCCCATTTGATCAGTTCGATGCCGTTTTTAGACGAAAAAAATCTGTTCACTTCGATTAGTCTCTATCTCTTCTTACAATGCATTGTGCCAATGCACGATTTTAAGACTAATACATTCTAATTGAATTTGCCATTGAGTCTGAAAAGGTAGTAATAAGAATAGGCTATTGCTTACAGAGAAAATGTAGAGTGGTGCAGGGCCGTGCCAAATCAATACACATCACTATTTCATGTCTTCCTTTTTAGAACTCATTGTCAACTATTTTTGCAGAAATGCGATACAGCCTTGTAAGCTCAGTTATGCACATGCGCTCCCATGTTCTGACATTTGAGAAACGTTGGATGAAAGTTCATGTGTAAAGTACTACTATACCACATATGAAATGCTGCATAGTCACTCACTTGTTGAGATAATGATGATACAGTATACCATCACAATTCTAAGTTCAGAATTTTGTGTGAAagcagtacagtgtgtgtgtattttgtgtgaaagcagtacagtgtgtgtggttgggatgTTTTCAGCTATAATGAAACTGTACTGTCAGAGCAGCTCTCAGTGCAGGCGATTTTTGTGTCAGAGAAGGTCTCCAAGTTTACACTGTTGTTATTTCTTTGAATTGTATGTGAGaatttttattttgtgttattGTATCATCATCTTAATTAGCCACACTATGGGGCTTCACTGTCACAGCTCAGGTTTGGCTTGGGTAATGAGGTCTCAATATATTCAGAGGGATTGTGTAGGCTATCACTTTGCTAGCATACTCATTGCTTTTGGCTACTCTCCCACAATGTAAAATGTTGTTCCAAACTCTGTAATTTCATGCTAAGTCATTTTCACCACTGAATGGCCGTCGTTGTAGTGTGCTATCACTCAGTTGATATCCCCATTAGTTTTCATTTAGTGTTTGCATGCTTTTCTGTACAAGGGGTGGTTCCTGTTCCAGTGGTTACTTTTACTGGTTCAGCAGTGTTACCATGGTTACTATGGAATCAACATGATATTACACTCTCGCAATATATGAATTTGGTTATTTGGTCTATTAATGGGAGCAAATAATTCCTTCTGATGTTTCTTTTATTTCAGATGTAGGTTTAATGGAGTGAGTAGAGTCCTACCATTAAAATCAATATTGTTGCCATGTCTTGTAATCTGTCGGAAATATCACAACATGTTTGATTTCAGGGTAACCATGACAACGAACCATTCCAATGGTAACTTGTTCTAATCCAATTACAGGTAATGGTATCTTATAGCCTATGAGCATTAAATATGAAGGGACCCTGTTTTATGTTTTACCGTGATGTCAACGGCtgtctactgtatatcactAACATGGCGATCATGTGCACCACCCATTCTGCCTGTAAATGGATGTTAATGAATGGTGTGCAGTAGGCCCAACCCAGTGGATTGTTTTGCTCcgattctctcttcctctgcataaTGAATGCAAGTGTTTCAGACCATCTGTTGTTTTGCTGCATTTTGTAGCTCCGTTCTGAGACGGTGTTCAGAAGAATATGTTTTTTAATCAGAAAGACCATCTTGCTCAAGAATCTTTCTGATTTAACTGGTTTCCAGTATGCAATGCATTTCCCTCGTTAGTATCAGTGGGTGTGTTCTTCATTCCAGGGGTGCAAAGGGTAGTACAGGGGAGAGTGCTGAAGCATACATTTGAGCTGTATACTACAATAcagtgtgcgcacgcacgcacacacacacacacacacacacacacacacacacacacacacacacacacacacacacacacacacacacacacacacacacacacacacacacacacacacacacacacacacacacacacacacacacacacacacacacacacacacacacacacacacacacacagtgtatgtgATGCAGTCTTAATTTTTCTTCTTTCATCTTCTCACCCCTGGTGGAAGAACTTCAGGCTACAGTAGTACTATTTTTATGAGCAGGAGGACAACACAATTCTCTTCCTGAGGATTAAGAGGATTTTGTATGCAAAACTGCTTGCAATGATTTCCACATCCTCGGCAGACACTGAGTCCAGAGCTGTATGTCCTAGTACAACTAGTCAAGCCCGTCATAGTGTCATGGAAAATCATTCCTTCAGATTCCTTCAAataactctctctgtcactagGTGTCACACTGTCATTGTAGGAGGTGTTGTGTAACAGACGAACAGCAGTTTGGTGTggatttcctctttttttacaATCTCTTGTCTGATAAGCTCTAATGCTGTGACTCATCATCCCATCGTCAAAAGTCCCCATTGTCAAAATTACTTAATAGCGTTAATAGGTCGCTCATTATTCTGTCTACTGCAAAGAAAGTACCTCCTCAGAATCTTGAAGAGTAAAGTAAAACCAAGTTAGCCTTCACATAGCAGGCATGCCTGGATAGACAGCCACTGTTTTTTAGGCTGTCTGCATTTAGTCTGTTTCAGATAAGTCGTCTCCCATACATATTAAATTGTTGATGCTCATCACTGTAATTATTAGTGTTATGGTCACAAGCTTACGCAACCTGGCAGAATATGTCAAATGTGTaacattctttaaaaaaaatcaggcCAAACAAATCACCTGAGTCTGGCAAAacaaatttgtattttattttattttatttgagtgGGATTTAAGTTAAGCCAAGGCATCACAGAATAGTGCAATCATTTAACaaaaaagcaagaaagaaaaataataaagagATGATCCCAGTTAAAACAATCACATACCCTTAGTATGTAATACTGTGAATTACTCCCTTTACCATAACCATCACCCTAACATTACTGTAGGTTAGGGTGATGGTTATGGAAGGCTATTTACagtagcagacgcttttatgcaaagcaacatacaaataacaacaatgcaATAGTTAtatttaacagtaaacaatggagaatagcaataataaacaacaatgtcaatgcttaatgaaaataactaaatactgTAATATACAAGCCATAACGTATAAAAACGCTCAATAAACTAAGTGCttgttgaacagatatgcctttagacccctcttgaaagacccacAACTGCCACAGGAACAGAGAGCattgggcaactcattccaccaacaaggaaCCATTGAGAAAAAGAGTCTTCATTTGACCTAAGAGTTATGGCCGAGGCTCATCACAAGAGCGCAGTGGATGGTTGGGGACATCTTGATCATTGAGTTAAGATAGCAGGGAGCAGGTGCAGTCAGTGTTCTAGGACAAACAGCCATCAGTGATGACTTGCTGTCTTTAGTGATAGTTGTGAATTAGAGGGCTACCTTTTGTTTTCTCAGATGGTAGAGATGCCCATTATTCTTGACAAAAGGCCTCTGGATCTCCAGTGGGTTGTCTGGCATGAACCGCAAGTTTGAACTCTTTTTCTATATAGAAGGATATATCTACTGAAGAGTTGACTTGGCGTTGTGCTTCAATCATTGTCATGTTGAATAGTGCTTCCCAAGTGCAGCTTTTGGGCTGATGAGTGCAAATTGTCCTCAGTATGTTGTAACATGCTGCATTCATCTTGCCATCAGTTTTGACTAAATTATTTGTACCTTTGATGCTCACACACTTCCAAAACACCAGAGATCACCTCCATGCATCATGGTAGGGATAATGCACTTTTAGTCATATAGGTCTTGTTAAGTCCTCTCCAAACGATTTGCTTCCAGAAGTTATGAGGCTTGTCTAGGTCTGTTGCTTGCCAAATTGTAAGCGTGCTGTTTTGTGGCTTAGTAAAATGGCTTCTTAGGCAACCAGAATGTGCAGCCTATTTTTGGTCTTGAAGCAATGGCCTGTACAGTATTTCAGCTGAAATAGCTTtagggtttgtttttttttgtatccctACCACAAATTGTTCACTTCTTTATCAGATCGTGAACACACTAGATCTCACAAGAACTGCCCAAAAAGTAAACAGAGAAGCACACTCTTGGACGCCTAGGTAATATCAGTCCGCTGCTGCTGTCGCCTATGCCTAGGGAACAAAGTATAACtactgcaatgcaatgcaaagttagttttatttattagaacattattctatcaacacagacatttaCAGATAGTCTGGCATTATAATTGATTTGCCTCAGGTGTACTGCGGAGTGGGTAAGATTGTTTTTAGTGGCAGACTAGCACATACTGCACCATTGGCAATGGAGATCAGGTCCTCTGTGCAAAGTTCCAAACTACCCTTTTAACATCAATCCTAGATGAGTTGGAGCAACTATGACCAGCCACATGCAAGTAATTCAGGATATGTACACATTCCTGTTTTTCCACAGCTGGAATTGAAAAGATGCAGAAAATGGCATAATTCGCATATAGTGAACAACTACTTTTGATTTAGGCCTAGACTAACAGTCAAGTAAAGATGACCTTTCTTGAATGGCGAAACAGGGATCTAGGCACGTGatgtcaataaaaaaaaacgtttgtcACTACAAAGATACACATAGTGGGACTATTTATGACTTTATTGTCTTTATAACCAAATTCATTGAAAACACTTTTTAGATATTGCTCTCCATTTCCagtcaactactacagtaggctattcatcaagcattataaagaaaaaagagaagcaaATACCGACTATAACTTAATgattataactagaaatgcaattccaaggaattaccagtgcatgaaaatgcaaaaatagatagataatgtagatatggttactaaggtgtagctagggtaaacatggtggttgcatagtttacagagagttgatagtgtgaaggtagacagtttaaagatgaaacattccagttctaacttaactaatgatttctattcatgtaaaaatgttgattagctaacttagctaatgatttctagcagttacgtttaaaatgctaattatgctagcaatgctaactttactaacaatgctaaccaggttgattagctaacttaaccgatgatttctagcagtaatgctaaaaatgctaactatgctaacaatgctaaatatgctaacaatgctaaccaggttgattagctaacttagttgatgattttttgcagttatgctaaaaatgctaactatgctaacaatgctaaccatgttaactagctaacttgctagtgaggacttttattttgaaacatttgttgctagggtatccatggtggccactatcaggaaacaagaagttactgcagtataatcatgttggttgctatggaaacggtcataaacacttaattttaatggttgctatgttggttgctaggtacatggaggtttcatgtagttgactggaggcatagtggatgataactgacagttggaatggttgaacagttcaatagttgagtagtttcaatggttaaatgattattgcagtgaggacttttatgtTGAaaaagttgtggacagaggaaacagttaacaggatatgtagagactgtatagagagccgaagtcccgccccttccgtttgcctccatgggacctatctttggatttttttttattggcagtcaatggagaaatataaattattttctggtcccgattgtcttgtgccttgaattacccatatgatgtttgtcaattttaatgacaatttttcatgtaaagacatttgaaaagtatgttgtaactagtgaattacaacattgtgaaagatcgtgtttccaacgactacaaacacatcagtcgcgttagtgacgttagaccaattcacagccacgggcgccagcaacaggtcttatttgagcttcccccttgccgatgaaaatatcatgagtcagaggattaaacacaccagataagttgtatttcattcatagactgtacaaacactgctgttaagtgacttagctggcagcaagatgtaaccgttaactagcatagtagctagctaactagccagcctctcgtttgctagttggtgacgtgcatcgctTGAGAcaagagatgtagtccactgaacggattcgcacaaaacttacataacttttaaagtctaacgaaaaacagaactttattaatgtggaaaattatcttttaaattcccacacatcatatgtgaaatgcacggtccaactcgaacgggaccaaaaaataattgttatctctccattgactcccatgcattaAAAATCgaaaaataggtcccatagaccggaagtagaagggcgggacttcggctctctatgcttaaagccagagaaactgacagttggtgcccaggtggccagccacctggcgtaagattctaattgctgccgtgatgtcataatgagcaatgttaagtctatggggaaatagctcaatgttaaatctatggggaaatcgttttttaattcatagtttaaaaagtataaaagttacaaagttgaaaaatacaaagcacacatggcataagcaagacctacgcaacaacgtttgaatgaagtttctacgttaaacggttgaagctgaattgcgagcgttagaagaagaagaataagaagcctaggaagaacagtacagtgcattttcatgcactgtaattaccgCAATTAGAACCCTGTGGTTTTAAGCAGACAATCTGTGATGTTATAAATACGTTAGCaatagcaaaaaaagaaaatagtaTATAATTAGAATAAAGCTcttaaaaaaatcacatggaGGTCTAGTTTGAATGTCAGCTgtcatctcttttgtgaaaccaaaTGAAGGCTAAATTCGGCCAGGATATATAAAAAGGTTTTGTTAAATACATAGGACACAGTTCTTTTGATAGTCAAGACACGTTAAtgcacagaaatgcacacatttTAGATTTGAACCTGTAGACCATTTTGTTTTCCTTACTGTATCAACCTTACTGAGCTCATTACATATGATTCTTGAGAAAGAGTCAAAGACTGATGACCTTTGAGCTCTTCCATGTCCTTGAAGCAGCATGTGCAATGAGCACCTTTCTTACTGTAGTTTGTCATTTTCAGAGCCAGGCCTGCACACAGACTTTTACCGCTAGAAGGCTGTGAGAAGCAATTCACTTTTACACTTTAAATGTCAACATGAAAACCTATTTTGTACTttacacagccaatcagagatggATTACTGAGCAGGCCTACGGGGCCTAGCCCAGGAGCCCTGCAGCTCAAGCCTCTGTGTGAAGCCACTGTGTTGTCCATCCCTGATATCTGAATAAGGCCCCTCAGGCGAATAACAGAAATCATGTTAcgtggtactgtatgtcttaatAGGGTCCCTCAATCATGTCCACAATTGGTTATATTATTCACCCCTGATATCTGAATGTGACCACTCAGTCAAATAGCACATGTCACATTATGTGTGATAATCATGCTTCGCAGCAAGTTATGCCTTATTGATAGATGTCATATTTGTAAGTCCcaatctgtccatttctttccACAAGACTCGCCAGAAGTCAGCATTTAAGGGATTATTTTTCCAAATTTCTTCCAGCCTTGTATTGCTGAGTTACTAACTTTCTGAGGTGGGCAGGGGGGGCCTTTTCATGTCTGTACCCAGGGGCCCAGTGACTCATAATCCGTCCATGGAGCCAAAGCACTTCAAAACACCACACGTTCACACCATAAGTAGTGCATACAACATACCCATAGAGCTACTGTATAAACCATCCATGCAAGGAAGAATTAGTGAAAATCCCTCcagcaaaaaaataaagtctCAGTGGCAGCTACAAGAAATAGGCTGTGATATTTGCCAAAGGTGTTTTTTTAAGAATGACCATATAGGGTGCCCAAACCTGTGCATTGGGCTCTTTTCTGTGCCATGTTTAAACAGTACAAGATGGAAATAATTATGACTTGTTATTTTTAACTTTGTGTCTTTTGGAAATCAGATCATGTTTTACTTGCTCATCAATGACACACATTTTGATGGGGGGTGCccaaatgtgtgcatgtctacatATGCATTATTAAGGAATGTCAAATCAATGAATTTGTTATCATCATAAGATACTTTTGGAAATGGTAGAATGATGCCAACAACAGCCAAAAAATCTATATTTCCGCTCCTGTTTCACTTGTCATCATGAATCCCCTCCAGGCCAAATGATATGACTGCCAGTGTTGGAGTGCTTATGACAGGAGTTCAATCAACCCTGTCTGTATCTATTTTTGACTCCGTGTTCAAAGGCTCAATGTAGCCATTGGTTTCACAAATGTCACACAACTATCATCAAAGGGCATGTTTTCCTTCACATCCAGGCTCTGAAAAGCCCTTGAAGAGAAAAAGCAAACGTGAATCAATATCTCAAGTCCATAAGAGTGACAGTCATATTTAAGAATTTACCTAAAACAACTACAACGATGAGATAAACCAAAAGCTGTTGGAGGCTGTGTTATGAATAGATTAAGTTGccaaactacagtatatgctaggCTGTATGTCCTATGTCAATGAAGCCCCATGTCTTGTGCAATCACGTATGCAAGTCTACCCTAGTGTATTACATTATTTCACTTTTGGATTGCTTGGATTGTCTGATATTTTGAAATGTTCTTCAGATGTATTTTCAAATTGTGCAGGAGGGAAAGCTTATGCTCAGTGACATTATGCATTAATATCGTACCTGTGTTATATGGTTTTGTTATGTCAGGAGGAAGGGCATAAGAACAATCAGGCTTTAAGTGAACCTTAAGACTAttctttaaaataaatatttaattagGTTTCTATATCTTTATGCAGTATTAGCTGAACTTGAATTGAGGTGCTTGAAAAATTCTTTTAAAAAATCTGCTGCACAAATCATGATGAAACCAGTTGAAATATATTCAGCACTCCTActtgaaggagaaaaaaaacaactgtcAATATTTTATTCAGCAAATCTGCTCTACGAAGGGGTAGCATGAGTGAAAAAATATTAATATTCATCAGATGAAAATTATGCATAATTTGGACGTGTCACGTACATGTACTGTCAAATCACTGCCAGAGTGTTGGCTGCAAGTGTGTATTTCCAGCTCTTCGCCTTGAACAAGCATATGGGTATTTTTATGGAAATTCATGAAGGATCAAaaagaaatgtttatttttctaaTGGTGTTTGATTTGCTTATGCAATTAGCAATGCCATTGGCAGAAACAACTGCAGTTGGTGTTGAGCTGCTTAGCTGTTTAAGCATGTTGCCTATGATGTGTTCATCTCTTTGAAAACCAAATGAAGAGTCATCCATGCAGACCTTGTGCTTAATCCAACAGCATGCTTTGACTGGAGGCAATTAACCCtgactgctctctctttccattctgGACTCAGTCTAATGGCTACAAGAAACAAACTCAGTACACAGGATGGGGTGACTCTGCAATACCACAAAGATAACAACTGGAGTCCTACATATGGAACCCTGCAGTACTAAATAACGGCCTCGGGGAATAATTACACTAGCTGGGTTTCCCTCCAACTCATGTTAAGTGCATGTTCCATCCCCTGTGTTGTGTGAATTAAAATTGTACACCCTCAAAGTCCAGAAACTGTGGGATCAAAACATAACATTGACAGGCACTTTTTATTGAAATGCCTTATTGATGAATACAAAGAAACCTGTTCCCATCAACCTCAGTCACATTATACAATAGCGAACTAATCCACCCCACTCAAGGgagaatgtttttatttatttttcactttGAAATATTTTGTGTACATTTAAAATGTTTCCCGTCAGGATTTCTTATTCAAATGGTTCAAATGTGCATTAAAAAGCCGAATGGAAATCGAGCTATTGATGTTCCAAACAAGTAAAAGCCTGCAATAGTTCAGTCTGATTCTCTGAACGTTGCATATCAGTTATTGTACAGAATGCAGCGTCCTGAGTCACTTAGATTTGATCTACAATGTCTGATTTTGCTTAAAAGGAAAATATCATTAACTAATTTCAATATATAATTCATAATGTAAAGGACTTGTTTTGTAATAAACAGAACATAAGACATAAAGATTTAAATCATCTATGTGTTTTTCTCAGACTCTTGTAGGAATGTCTCCAGCGATGTCTTCCTTGCCAACATCACCTGTGACAAGAATGGCACCAACGAATCCTGTGCCGTTGTGGATGCCCCTGGAAGCCCATACAAAACTGTTGAGATGATCTTCATTGCCCTGGTCACTGGTTCCCTCAGTTTTGTGACAGTGGTGGGCAACATCCTGGTAATGCTATCCATCAAGGTCAACAGACATCTTCAAACAGTCAACAATTACTTCCTGTTTAGCCTGGCATGTGCAGATCTCATCATTGGAGCCTTTTCCATGAACCTGTACACAGTTTACATCATCAAAGGTTACTGGCCCCTGGGCCCCGTCATCTGTGACCTCTGGCTGGCCTTGGACTATGTCGTTAGCAACGCCTCTGTGATGAACCTGCTGATCATAAGCTTTGACCGTTATTTCTGTGTGACAAAACCACTGACCTACCCAACAAGAAGGACCACCAAGATGGCGGGGCTGATGATTGCAGCTGCTTGGATACTCTCCTTCATACTGTGGGCTCCGGCCATCTTGTTCTGGCAGTTCATTGTGGGCGAACGCACGGTTCAGCCTGGAGAGTGTTACATCCAGTTCCTCTCCAACCCTGTGGTCACATTTGGCACTGCCATTGCTGCTTTCTACTTGCCAGTGATCATCATGACTGTGCTCTATATCCACATCTCTCTAGCGAGTCGGAGCCGAGTGTCCAAACAGAAACCAGAGTCCAAAGTAGAAAAGAAGGGTCTCAAGACTGGTGGACTCCTGAAAAGTCACATTCTTAAACAGAATAACAACAATCAGTTGCCTAAACCCAGCGTGGATACCTGCAGCACTAGTGACACCTTGAAGAATGGCAAGCTTGATGAGTCTGTTGTTTCAACCAAGGCTGAATCCAGCGTTCAGC encodes:
- the chrm4a gene encoding muscarinic acetylcholine receptor M4, which gives rise to MIFIALVTGSLSFVTVVGNILVMLSIKVNRHLQTVNNYFLFSLACADLIIGAFSMNLYTVYIIKGYWPLGPVICDLWLALDYVVSNASVMNLLIISFDRYFCVTKPLTYPTRRTTKMAGLMIAAAWILSFILWAPAILFWQFIVGERTVQPGECYIQFLSNPVVTFGTAIAAFYLPVIIMTVLYIHISLASRSRVSKQKPESKVEKKGLKTGGLLKSHILKQNNNNQLPKPSVDTCSTSDTLKNGKLDESVVSTKAESSVQPEEKESSNDSSTASIAPKDTHERANSEITSEPAAAAPTPIPALNPASKWSKIKIVTKQAGDECITAIEIVPPNSSCEARSIPVNRPRMVARKFASIARSQVKRKRQMAAREKKVTKTIFAILLAFIITWTPYNVMVLISTFCQSCVPDTVWAIGYWLCYVNSTINPACYALCNATFKKTFKNLLMCQYKNIGTR